The Orcinus orca chromosome 4, mOrcOrc1.1, whole genome shotgun sequence genome includes a region encoding these proteins:
- the DDIT4L gene encoding DNA damage-inducible transcript 4-like protein — translation MVATGSLSSKNPASISELLDRGFHPGNLLNDFDYWDYVVPEPNLNEVVFEETTCQSLVKMLENCLSKSKHTKLGCSKVLVPEKLTQRIAQDVLRLSSTEPCGLRGCVMHVNLEIENVCKKLDRIVCDSSVVPTFELTLVFKQENCSWTSFRDFFFSRGRFSSGLRRTLILSSGFRLVKKKLYSLIGTTVIEEC, via the exons ATGGTTGCAACGGGCAGTTTGAGCAGTAAGAACCCGGCTAGCATTTCGGAGTTGCTGGACCGTGGCTTCCACCCGGGGAACCTACTAAATG ATTTTGACTACTGGGATTATGTTGTTCCTGAACCCAACCTCAACGAGGTGGTATTTGAGGAGACGACTTGCCAGAGCTTGGTTAAAATGCTGGAGAACTGTCTGTCCAAATCAAAGCACACCAAACTCGGTTGCTCGAAAGTCCTTGTTCCTGAGAAACTGACCCAGAGGATTGCTCAAGACGTCCTGCGGCTTTCCTCCACCGAGCCCTGCGGCCTGCGGGGCTGCGTTATGCACGTGAACTTGGAAAttgaaaatgtatgtaaaaagcTGGATAGGATTGTGTGTGATTCTAGCGTGGTGCCCACCTTTGAGCTTACCCTGGTGTTTAAGCAGGAGAACTGCTCATGGACGAGCTTCAGGGATTTTTTCTTTAGTCGAGGTCGCTTCTCTTCTGGCCTCAGGCGAACTCTGATCCTGAGCTCAGGATTCCGACTTGTTAAGAAAAAGCTTTACTCCTTGATTGGTACAACAGTCATTGAAGAGTGCTGA